A window of Exiguobacterium sp. FSL W8-0210 genomic DNA:
ATGAAAAACGCTGCCGAACTTTGGCATAATGTCTTATCTGTGATCGAGGAAGAGGAACGAACACCGAAAGCTAGTTATGATATGTGGTTGAAATCCACAGAAGGCGTCACGCTAAATGGAACGACACTACTCGTTTCAGCACCAGCTGCATTTACGGTGACATGGCTCGAGCGCCAGTACTTATCTTTACTCGAAGACACAGTTGAGGAAGTAACAGGAAGCCGACTCGATATTCAGTTCATTGAAGAGGGACAAGCGAAGAAAATGCTCGATCGACAAGAAGAGGAACGTGTTGAGGCAACACCGACTCCAAAATCGCGTCCATCGAACATGCGGAGACCAACAGAGGAACTGACGATGAGTGAACTCGGACAATTGAATGAGAAGTATACGTTCGATACATTCGTCATCGGATCGGGGAACCGTTTTGCGCATGCCGCTTCACTCGCTGTTGCGGAAGCGCCTGCTAAAGCATACAATCCGCTTTTCATCTATGGTGGCGTTGGTCTTGGCAAAACCCATCTGATGCATGCCATCGGACAGTACGTTCAAGATCAAAATCTCGGGACACGGATTGCCTATGTCTCTTCTGAACGCTTTACGAATGACTTCATTAACTCCATCCGCGATAATAAAACGGTTGAGTTTAGAAATAAATACCGTAACATCGATGTCCTCTTAATTGATGACATCCAGTTCCTTGCGGGCAAAGAACAGACGCAAGAAGAGTTTTTCCACACATTCAATGCCCTGCATAACGACCAAAAACAAATCATCAT
This region includes:
- the dnaA gene encoding chromosomal replication initiator protein DnaA; translation: MKNAAELWHNVLSVIEEEERTPKASYDMWLKSTEGVTLNGTTLLVSAPAAFTVTWLERQYLSLLEDTVEEVTGSRLDIQFIEEGQAKKMLDRQEEERVEATPTPKSRPSNMRRPTEELTMSELGQLNEKYTFDTFVIGSGNRFAHAASLAVAEAPAKAYNPLFIYGGVGLGKTHLMHAIGQYVQDQNLGTRIAYVSSERFTNDFINSIRDNKTVEFRNKYRNIDVLLIDDIQFLAGKEQTQEEFFHTFNALHNDQKQIIISSDRPPKEIPTLEDRLRSRFEWGLITDITPPDLETRIAILRKKANAEQLDVSNEVMLYIASQIDTNIRELEGALTRVIAYANLVGRPIDPNVAAEALHNIMPVAEPRKVTIRDIQESVSKHFNLPFDDLKAKKRTKSIAFPRQIAMYLSREMTESSLPKIGEEFGGRDHTTVIHAHEKISMLIKSDGETGKVIEQIKHELKHS